From Microlunatus capsulatus, a single genomic window includes:
- the trpD gene encoding anthranilate phosphoribosyltransferase, whose protein sequence is MAAAGGDAGPGAPRVTGWPDLLGALVQGRDQSRASTAWAMEQILGGAATPAQIAAFVVALRAKGETVEEIAGLADTMLDFATPVEIGGAAVDVVGSGGDRSNTVNISTMAALVAAGAGARVVKHGNRAASSACGSADVLEALGVALDLPPEAQQEVADRAGIVFLFAPHYHPALRHAGPVRRELGIPTTFNYLGPLTNPAQPGAQAVGVADGRMAALVAGVFAARGHQGLVVHGGDGLDELTTTTSSRVWVHTGGAVTETALDPRDLGLPRADPDDLTGGDPAHNAQVVRDVLAGRPGPVHDVVVLNAAATLVAFAGPEPERLTEQLAEQLAVAEDAIASGRAAETLDRWVDVTRALALS, encoded by the coding sequence GTGGCGGCGGCAGGAGGGGACGCCGGCCCCGGCGCGCCCCGGGTGACGGGCTGGCCCGACCTGCTCGGCGCTCTCGTCCAGGGCCGCGACCAGAGCCGGGCGTCCACGGCCTGGGCGATGGAGCAGATCCTCGGCGGCGCGGCGACGCCCGCGCAGATCGCCGCCTTCGTCGTGGCCCTGCGGGCCAAGGGCGAGACGGTGGAGGAGATCGCCGGGCTGGCCGACACCATGCTGGACTTCGCGACGCCCGTCGAGATCGGCGGCGCGGCCGTCGACGTCGTCGGCTCGGGCGGGGACCGCTCCAACACCGTCAACATCTCGACGATGGCCGCGCTCGTCGCCGCCGGCGCGGGCGCCCGGGTGGTCAAGCACGGCAACCGCGCCGCATCGTCCGCGTGCGGCTCCGCCGACGTCCTCGAGGCGCTCGGGGTCGCCCTCGACCTGCCGCCCGAGGCCCAGCAGGAGGTGGCCGACCGCGCCGGCATCGTCTTCCTCTTCGCCCCGCACTACCACCCGGCGCTGCGGCACGCCGGGCCCGTGCGCCGCGAGCTCGGCATCCCCACGACGTTCAACTACCTGGGCCCGCTGACCAACCCGGCCCAGCCCGGCGCGCAGGCCGTCGGCGTCGCCGACGGGCGGATGGCGGCGCTGGTCGCCGGTGTCTTCGCCGCGCGCGGCCACCAGGGCCTGGTGGTGCACGGCGGCGACGGCCTCGACGAGCTGACGACCACGACGAGCTCGCGGGTGTGGGTGCACACCGGCGGTGCCGTCACGGAGACGGCGCTGGACCCCCGCGACCTGGGCCTGCCCCGGGCCGACCCGGACGACCTCACCGGCGGAGACCCCGCCCACAACGCGCAGGTGGTGCGCGACGTGCTGGCCGGGCGTCCCGGGCCGGTGCACGACGTCGTGGTGCTGAACGCGGCCGCGACGCTGGTCGCCTTCGCGGGCCCGGAGCCGGAACGGCTCACCGAGCAGCTCGCCGAGCAGCTGGCGGTGGCGGAGGACGCGATCGCCTCGGGCCGGGCCGCCGAGACGCTGGACCGGTGGGTCGACGTGACCCGCGCGCTCGCCCTCAGCTGA
- a CDS encoding prepilin peptidase: MTPAQLLVCTVVLVTGLGTALATGPLLRWLPEPADPDPPGYARLPTPRFVLGVGLTSGLAAAVAWTALPLPVQPLWTVLATGGVLLAAVDLATTWLPLRLVHITWAAMAVAALAGASLGGSWEQLGRSAVGAAVAGGLYLGVWTVSRGGFGFGDVRYAPLLGAAAAAVGWPLLLLALLAGTLVGGVVGVVRLVRRRGGSFAYAPSMLVGAYLAALSRWPG, from the coding sequence GTGACCCCGGCGCAGCTGCTCGTCTGCACCGTCGTGCTCGTCACCGGGCTGGGGACCGCGCTGGCCACCGGACCGCTGCTGCGCTGGCTGCCCGAGCCGGCCGACCCGGACCCGCCCGGCTACGCCCGGCTGCCGACCCCGCGCTTCGTGCTGGGGGTGGGGCTCACCTCCGGGCTCGCCGCCGCCGTGGCCTGGACGGCGCTGCCGCTGCCCGTGCAGCCGCTGTGGACCGTGCTCGCCACCGGCGGCGTCCTGCTGGCGGCGGTCGACCTCGCGACCACCTGGCTGCCGCTGCGGCTGGTGCACATCACCTGGGCCGCGATGGCCGTCGCCGCCCTGGCCGGTGCCTCCCTGGGCGGCAGCTGGGAGCAGCTGGGCCGCAGCGCCGTCGGGGCGGCCGTCGCGGGCGGGCTGTACCTGGGGGTGTGGACGGTCTCCCGCGGGGGTTTCGGCTTCGGGGACGTCCGGTACGCCCCGCTGCTCGGGGCCGCCGCGGCGGCGGTCGGCTGGCCGCTGCTGCTGCTCGCCCTGCTGGCGGGCACGCTCGTCGGCGGGGTGGTCGGGGTGGTCCGGCTGGTGCGACGGCGGGGCGGCAGCTTCGCCTACGCGCCCTCGATGCTGGTGGGGGCCTACCTGGCAGCGCTGAGCCGGTGGCCGGGCTGA
- a CDS encoding DUF2510 domain-containing protein, producing MSAAPRPGWYPDPAGTPDLYRWWDGGDWTEAISESPRAPSPRLHSPARPQDDLVRRRASPFRTVVALLVCLALFLSATVGLGLAIWGDGPGVQRGARSPGVAAPADSTGGSAAVGRLDQATGLASVGPVSMTLPGAPYRTRPDPARLPGVLDACFLAWAPVHTRSTGSAPWTAAVLLGRLHPDVGAGRDLEERARAATAELGRRLFSTTTTRVADVRVAEHAVDGRTGVRVTAQVHYRVAGLPSRYDDLTAVLVGLDDGSVVLAATAVPDDADPQLAGLAAAALASLAVS from the coding sequence GTGAGCGCTGCCCCGCGGCCCGGCTGGTACCCCGACCCCGCCGGCACGCCCGACCTGTACCGGTGGTGGGACGGCGGCGACTGGACCGAGGCCATCAGCGAGTCGCCCCGCGCCCCCAGCCCGCGGCTGCACTCCCCCGCCCGCCCGCAGGACGACCTCGTCCGCCGCCGGGCCTCGCCCTTCCGGACCGTGGTGGCCCTGCTCGTCTGCCTCGCCCTGTTCCTCAGCGCCACCGTGGGGCTCGGCCTGGCCATCTGGGGGGACGGCCCCGGGGTCCAGCGCGGTGCCCGCTCGCCCGGCGTCGCCGCACCGGCGGACAGCACCGGCGGCAGCGCCGCCGTCGGCCGGCTCGACCAGGCCACCGGGCTGGCGAGCGTCGGGCCGGTCTCGATGACGCTGCCCGGTGCCCCCTACCGGACCCGTCCCGACCCCGCCCGGCTGCCCGGGGTGCTCGACGCCTGCTTCCTGGCCTGGGCCCCGGTGCACACCCGGTCCACCGGGTCGGCCCCCTGGACCGCCGCGGTGCTGCTCGGCCGGCTGCACCCCGACGTCGGGGCCGGCCGCGACCTCGAGGAGCGGGCGCGCGCGGCGACCGCCGAGCTCGGTCGCCGGCTCTTCTCCACCACCACCACCCGCGTCGCCGACGTCCGGGTCGCCGAGCACGCGGTCGACGGGCGCACCGGGGTGCGGGTGACCGCGCAGGTGCACTACCGGGTGGCCGGGCTGCCCAGCCGCTACGACGACCTGACGGCGGTCCTCGTCGGCCTGGACGACGGCTCGGTGGTGCTGGCGGCGACGGCGGTGCCCGACGACGCCGACCCGCAGCTGGCCGGGCTGGCCGCGGCCGCGCTGGCCTCGCTCGCCGTCAGCTGA
- a CDS encoding pilus assembly protein CpaE, with protein sequence MISRDLAAALAPLLSWTPQNGDQFYIPREEIAESVFTVSDMVVERVHQQGETRFHFNGTTEWALDSVEADAVVWLPREEQLRELVGSWFLSLDATPEGYVVTVSGPGRAHHTDAEPVAADAYGRALLYVLTAAAPVPA encoded by the coding sequence GTGATCTCGCGCGACCTGGCTGCCGCCCTCGCCCCGCTGCTGTCCTGGACCCCGCAGAACGGCGACCAGTTCTACATCCCGCGGGAGGAGATCGCCGAGTCCGTGTTCACCGTGAGCGACATGGTCGTGGAGCGGGTGCACCAGCAGGGCGAGACGCGCTTCCACTTCAACGGCACGACGGAGTGGGCGCTCGACTCGGTGGAGGCGGACGCGGTGGTCTGGCTGCCGCGCGAGGAGCAGCTCCGCGAGCTCGTCGGCTCGTGGTTCCTCTCCCTGGACGCCACGCCGGAGGGCTACGTCGTCACCGTCAGCGGTCCGGGCCGGGCCCACCACACCGACGCGGAGCCGGTGGCGGCGGACGCCTACGGCCGTGCCCTGCTCTACGTGCTGACGGCCGCGGCCCCGGTGCCCGCCTGA